One Mesorhizobium loti genomic window carries:
- a CDS encoding sulfate adenylyltransferase, with amino-acid sequence MNACSETLGHTAMIIELFGPPGAGKTTLLRGLCREMAKHGINVKTVNGYRLIEYGSVQDDSPEVRHAIGRIGRKIATSGPVLLSTLPKDGVAARLLASIPLRSRTWSWRMKIDIALLCESWRQAQESEGYFIFEEGLIQALCALVLLARTPSIDVVRDCLTFLPRPDLLIQLDAPQETLRRRLMDRHAQQPLLEVLLFELGVDRGLRQADISREIGECLRQDGWPLIQINGAEPHDFGKVITRVLEERETAPSLAM; translated from the coding sequence GGGCCGCCTGGCGCAGGCAAGACCACCCTTCTTCGCGGCCTTTGCCGGGAGATGGCGAAACACGGCATCAACGTGAAGACAGTGAACGGCTATCGCCTGATCGAATATGGGTCGGTCCAGGATGACAGCCCGGAGGTGCGCCATGCCATTGGGCGTATCGGCAGGAAGATTGCCACCTCCGGTCCCGTCTTGTTGTCGACCTTGCCGAAGGACGGTGTCGCTGCGCGGCTTCTGGCTTCAATTCCCTTGAGAAGCCGCACATGGTCATGGCGCATGAAGATCGACATCGCCCTGTTGTGCGAGTCCTGGCGTCAAGCGCAGGAATCGGAAGGTTACTTCATTTTCGAAGAAGGCCTGATCCAGGCTTTGTGCGCGCTGGTTTTGCTGGCACGAACTCCAAGCATCGACGTGGTTCGTGACTGCCTGACGTTCCTGCCGCGACCGGACCTCCTTATCCAGCTCGATGCGCCGCAGGAAACGTTGCGCCGCCGTCTTATGGATCGGCATGCGCAGCAACCGCTCCTCGAGGTCCTGCTGTTCGAACTCGGCGTGGACAGGGGCTTGAGACAGGCCGATATATCGAGGGAGATCGGCGAGTGCTTGCGCCAAGATGGATGGCCCCTGATACAAATCAACGGTGCTGAACCTCACGATTTTGGCAAGGTCATCACGCGAGTCTTGGAAGAGCGTGAGACCGCCCCGAGTCTAGCGATGTAG